The following are from one region of the Bacteroidales bacterium genome:
- the porV gene encoding type IX secretion system outer membrane channel protein PorV, with product MLKNLLLITFIVISFAGRAYSQSSTSIGQELNAITTGVPFLTIAPDARSGAMGDVGVASSPDANSIHWNAAKYAFIEEDISLNLSYIPWLRNLVKDINFQNMSGSYRLNKNQTIAASLMYFSLGNITFTNISGQKIMDFKPNEFSFDLAYALKLSQNFSGGITFRYIHSNLTGRVPTADSQTPTKPGNAVAGDLSFFYTKEMQLENKTGRLNLGVNISNLGSKISYSNDSYYDDFLPANLRIGAAYKLQLDEYNSITALFDINKLLVPTPPFYGPDTTSTGELVEHGLPDDVSTPVGIFQSFYDAPGGFKEEMHELMYSVGLEYWYINQFAIRAGYFDEHGTKGNRKFFTMGIGVKLNVLSFDFAYVVPTAGRQNPLANTLRFTLGLNIANLGE from the coding sequence ATGTTAAAGAATTTGTTATTGATTACATTTATAGTAATTAGTTTTGCAGGTAGAGCATATAGTCAAAGTTCAACTTCAATCGGACAAGAGTTGAATGCCATAACAACAGGTGTTCCTTTTTTGACAATAGCTCCTGATGCTCGTTCAGGCGCCATGGGTGATGTAGGTGTTGCATCTTCACCCGATGCCAATTCAATTCATTGGAATGCGGCAAAATATGCATTTATTGAAGAAGATATATCATTGAATCTTTCGTATATTCCTTGGTTAAGAAATTTAGTAAAAGATATAAACTTTCAAAATATGTCAGGTTCATATCGTTTAAATAAAAACCAGACAATTGCTGCATCACTGATGTATTTTTCTTTGGGAAATATTACTTTTACGAATATTTCCGGTCAAAAAATTATGGATTTTAAACCAAATGAATTTTCTTTTGATCTTGCTTATGCTTTAAAATTATCTCAAAATTTTTCAGGAGGTATTACCTTCAGATATATTCATTCGAATTTAACAGGAAGAGTTCCGACAGCAGATTCACAAACTCCTACAAAACCGGGAAATGCTGTTGCAGGTGATCTGTCTTTTTTCTATACAAAAGAAATGCAATTGGAAAATAAAACAGGAAGATTAAATCTTGGTGTAAATATTTCAAACCTCGGAAGTAAGATTTCATACAGCAATGATTCATATTATGATGATTTTTTGCCTGCAAATTTAAGAATTGGAGCAGCATATAAATTACAATTGGATGAATATAATTCAATTACTGCCTTGTTTGATATAAATAAATTATTAGTTCCTACACCACCTTTTTACGGACCTGATACAACTTCAACAGGAGAACTTGTAGAGCACGGACTTCCTGATGATGTTTCTACACCTGTCGGGATATTTCAATCGTTTTATGATGCTCCGGGAGGTTTTAAAGAAGAGATGCATGAGTTGATGTATTCTGTGGGACTTGAATATTGGTATATAAATCAATTTGCAATAAGAGCAGGTTATTTTGATGAACACGGAACAAAAGGTAACAGGAAGTTTTTTACAATGGGAATAGGTGTAAAATTGAATGTATTAAGTTTTGATTTTGCCTATGTTGTGCCTACAGCAGGTCGTCAAAATCCTCTTGCAAATACACTTCGGT